A genomic segment from Candidatus Schekmanbacteria bacterium encodes:
- a CDS encoding thioredoxin domain-containing protein: MNRLANEQSPYLRQHAENPVDWYPWCDEALEHARRENKPILVSIGYSSCHWCHVMERESFENEDIAKVMNENFINIKVDREERPDIDEIYMHAVQMMTGGGGWPLTVFLSPDLKPFFGGTYFPPDERGGLPGFKRVLISVAAHFRNNPEKVADSCEKLFEGLKEMARPSGREGKISQDIFDDAARNLRFSFDGVHGGFGDAPKFPRPMDIQLLIKLSEILSEINDYQFCRDMALFTLRKMAEGGIRDHIAGGFHRYSVDERWFAPHFEKMLYDNALLATVYFEGYRISKDEFFKSIAIEILDFVTDEMTSSHGLFYSALDADSEGVEGKYYLWKRKEISSLLGSENAEVFSDIFSIEQNGNFEEGENIPFMRMDIDGAARKWKIDSQRLRENLIEWKNILAKERRKRVRPSTDDKCITSWNGLMISAFTRAYMLTSSEKYLTPALKAARFFAESFSNNSLIFRIYRNGKGYQKGFLEDYASLALSFITLYRATFDPAWLANAIMLKDKAIELFWDSDEGGFFNTDAGNIDVIVRGKSSYDNAMPSGNSMMFEAMVNLSLLCKRDEDSRKTEETLKAFYPSLNSAPQAYPGFLGGLYDYFFKKKELFAVLKDRGTFQEIISSLSGCCDSQTSLAGIINADSKEAYKAILPSLVDKELPHGKDMAFYFCDEKSCKPPVYSIDELAKII, from the coding sequence ATGAACAGATTAGCCAATGAACAGAGCCCCTATCTGAGACAGCATGCAGAAAATCCTGTGGACTGGTATCCATGGTGCGATGAAGCTCTGGAGCATGCCCGTAGAGAGAACAAACCAATACTTGTGAGCATCGGTTATTCATCCTGCCACTGGTGCCATGTGATGGAAAGAGAATCATTTGAAAATGAAGATATTGCAAAAGTCATGAATGAAAATTTTATAAATATCAAGGTTGACAGGGAGGAACGTCCTGACATCGATGAAATTTATATGCATGCGGTACAGATGATGACCGGAGGAGGCGGATGGCCGCTGACAGTATTTCTCTCTCCTGACCTTAAGCCTTTTTTTGGAGGCACTTATTTTCCTCCTGATGAGAGGGGAGGATTGCCAGGTTTCAAGCGTGTTCTTATTTCTGTTGCGGCACATTTCAGGAATAATCCTGAAAAAGTAGCTGATTCATGCGAGAAGCTTTTTGAAGGACTTAAGGAAATGGCGCGGCCATCGGGGAGAGAAGGGAAAATCTCTCAGGATATATTTGATGATGCGGCAAGAAACCTGAGGTTTTCCTTTGACGGCGTACACGGAGGGTTTGGAGATGCTCCAAAATTTCCAAGACCTATGGACATTCAGTTACTCATAAAACTTTCAGAAATACTTTCAGAAATAAATGATTATCAGTTTTGCCGCGACATGGCGCTTTTTACTCTCCGCAAAATGGCAGAGGGAGGGATAAGAGATCATATCGCAGGAGGATTCCATCGTTATTCAGTTGATGAGAGATGGTTTGCTCCGCATTTCGAGAAGATGCTCTATGATAATGCGTTACTTGCGACAGTCTATTTTGAGGGATACAGGATATCAAAGGATGAGTTCTTTAAATCCATTGCCATTGAAATACTTGATTTTGTAACAGATGAGATGACTTCTTCTCACGGACTTTTTTATTCAGCCCTTGATGCAGACAGTGAAGGTGTTGAGGGGAAATATTACCTTTGGAAGAGAAAGGAGATTAGCTCTCTTTTAGGGAGTGAGAATGCAGAGGTGTTCTCCGATATTTTCAGCATTGAACAGAATGGCAACTTTGAAGAAGGGGAAAACATCCCTTTCATGAGGATGGATATTGATGGTGCAGCAAGAAAATGGAAGATAGACTCTCAGAGATTGAGAGAGAATTTGATCGAATGGAAAAATATCCTCGCCAAAGAAAGAAGAAAAAGAGTAAGGCCCTCAACTGATGATAAATGTATAACGAGCTGGAATGGTCTAATGATATCAGCTTTTACACGCGCCTATATGCTCACTTCATCAGAAAAATATCTTACTCCGGCGCTTAAAGCTGCAAGATTCTTTGCAGAAAGTTTTTCAAACAACAGCCTAATATTCAGGATTTACAGGAATGGGAAAGGATACCAGAAGGGTTTTCTTGAAGACTATGCTTCATTAGCTCTTTCCTTTATTACCCTTTACAGGGCGACATTTGATCCGGCGTGGCTGGCCAATGCGATTATGCTCAAAGATAAAGCTATTGAGCTTTTCTGGGACTCTGACGAGGGGGGATTTTTCAATACCGATGCCGGGAATATAGATGTCATAGTGCGCGGGAAAAGTTCATATGACAATGCAATGCCTTCAGGCAACTCGATGATGTTTGAAGCTATGGTCAATCTCTCCCTCCTGTGTAAGAGAGATGAAGATAGCAGGAAAACAGAAGAAACACTTAAAGCATTTTATCCTTCATTAAATTCTGCTCCGCAGGCTTATCCGGGATTTCTTGGAGGATTGTACGATTACTTTTTCAAAAAGAAAGAACTCTTCGCTGTTTTAAAGGACAGGGGAACATTTCAAGAAATAATATCATCTCTCTCAGGTTGCTGTGACTCACAGACTTCTCTTGCAGGGATTATTAATGCTGACAGCAAAGAAGCTTATAAAGCAATCCTTCCTTCTTTAGTTGATAAAGAACTGCCACACGGTAAAGATATGGCTTTTTACTTCTGCGATGAAAAATCCTGCAAGCCACCAGTTTACAGCATTGATGAGCTGGCTAAGATTATTTAA
- a CDS encoding flavodoxin family protein gives MNAVAIVGSPRKGSNTDTLVDKILEGIASVTDLTAEKIYIIDKNINYCTGCGFHLKQADKDEGKRCSQDDDMAEILQKLIKADILVFGTPIHMRTLSAPMLNFLTRMIPLLRMKPILDDNGKIVSAEVKSMIAGKRTAVVTSQGDPMAFSGVMAIQALVTNLNDFRTTFVGDHMSLGNLKRGLVKERPDELQKAFNLGVRLASKV, from the coding sequence ATGAATGCCGTAGCAATAGTCGGAAGTCCAAGGAAGGGTTCCAATACTGATACGCTTGTTGATAAGATTCTTGAGGGGATTGCAAGCGTAACAGACCTAACTGCTGAAAAAATATATATAATTGACAAGAATATAAACTATTGCACAGGCTGTGGATTTCATCTTAAGCAGGCTGACAAGGATGAAGGAAAGAGATGTTCGCAGGATGATGACATGGCAGAGATACTTCAAAAGCTGATAAAAGCAGACATCCTGGTTTTCGGAACCCCTATTCATATGAGGACTCTTTCAGCACCGATGCTCAATTTCCTTACAAGAATGATCCCTCTTTTGCGGATGAAGCCCATATTGGATGATAATGGAAAGATTGTGTCAGCAGAAGTTAAATCCATGATTGCGGGGAAGAGAACAGCAGTTGTTACTAGCCAGGGAGACCCCATGGCTTTTTCAGGAGTTATGGCGATACAGGCACTTGTTACCAACCTTAATGATTTCAGAACTACTTTTGTCGGAGACCATATGAGTTTGGGAAATCTTAAAAGAGGGTTAGTGAAAGAACGCCCTGATGAGCTCCAAAAAGCCTTTAATCTGGGTGTAAGGCTTGCTTCAAAAGTATAA
- a CDS encoding complex I NDUFA9 subunit family protein gives MNKPIFITGATGYVGKSILKAGIEKGYSFKCLVRNPANEISLWKFPRCEFANGDITNNEELPEKMSDCSAVIHLVGIIAETDTASFEDIHYRGTKNIVDAAKSAGITRFIHMSALGARENGKTAYHISKWKAEEYVRMSGLNYTIFKPSVIFGKEDNFINLFIKIIKLSPVIPAIGSGSLEPIWVEDVAACFISALQNPLTEMKTIELGGGKVYRHPELIKLICKSFNLRRIVFQMPHLLAKLAAIFSEIAITGGLLTRDQLIMLNESNIVRNERPENVFRFSFRSLQDYLEELSHEKTLTK, from the coding sequence ATGAATAAACCAATATTTATTACAGGTGCTACTGGTTATGTAGGTAAATCGATTCTAAAGGCTGGAATTGAAAAAGGTTATTCATTTAAATGCCTTGTGAGAAACCCAGCCAATGAAATATCTCTATGGAAGTTTCCTAGATGCGAGTTCGCCAATGGCGACATCACAAACAATGAAGAGCTCCCTGAAAAGATGTCAGACTGCTCTGCAGTTATCCACCTTGTAGGAATAATAGCTGAAACTGACACAGCTTCATTTGAAGACATTCATTACAGAGGAACGAAGAACATCGTTGATGCTGCGAAGTCTGCCGGAATAACAAGATTTATTCATATGAGTGCTCTTGGAGCAAGGGAAAACGGAAAAACCGCATATCATATCTCAAAATGGAAAGCGGAAGAGTATGTGCGGATGAGCGGACTAAATTACACCATATTCAAGCCGTCCGTCATATTTGGAAAGGAAGATAACTTCATAAACCTGTTCATAAAGATTATTAAACTCTCGCCGGTAATACCTGCAATTGGAAGCGGCAGTCTTGAACCTATATGGGTAGAAGATGTTGCTGCCTGCTTTATTTCAGCGCTCCAAAATCCTCTGACAGAAATGAAGACTATTGAACTAGGCGGCGGCAAAGTATACAGGCATCCGGAGCTTATTAAACTTATCTGTAAGTCTTTTAACCTCCGAAGGATAGTTTTTCAAATGCCGCATCTTCTGGCGAAGCTGGCAGCAATTTTTTCTGAAATCGCAATAACAGGAGGACTTCTTACAAGAGACCAATTAATCATGTTAAATGAATCAAACATTGTAAGAAACGAACGACCAGAAAACGTTTTTAGATTCAGTTTCCGAAGTCTTCAAGATTACCTTGAAGAACTAAGCCATGAAAAAACACTTACAAAATAA
- a CDS encoding DJ-1/PfpI family protein, translating to MRIPIALVIASILFPIFLAGIVQADSKKSVLMIIASKNYRDEELIVPRDFFKSKQISVTIASSTTSPAKGMLGAVVKPDIKIQDIDISKYDVLLLVGGTGASEYWDDGLVHKIATKAYNEGKIVSAICLAPVTLANAGLLKGKKATVWQSEGDTLKKKGAVYTGEAVTIDGKIITADGPASAKKFAEAVYNALEGK from the coding sequence ATGAGAATCCCAATTGCACTTGTAATTGCTTCAATATTATTCCCTATTTTTTTAGCAGGAATAGTTCAGGCAGACAGTAAAAAATCCGTGCTCATGATAATCGCAAGTAAAAACTATCGTGATGAAGAGCTTATTGTGCCGAGGGATTTCTTCAAGTCAAAGCAAATTTCTGTAACAATTGCCTCATCAACAACATCTCCTGCCAAGGGGATGCTGGGAGCAGTCGTAAAACCGGACATCAAGATTCAGGATATTGACATCTCCAAGTATGATGTACTGTTACTTGTAGGAGGCACAGGCGCATCCGAGTACTGGGATGACGGGCTCGTACATAAAATAGCGACGAAGGCATATAATGAAGGAAAAATTGTTTCTGCTATCTGTCTCGCTCCTGTAACTCTTGCTAATGCTGGATTGCTCAAAGGGAAGAAGGCAACTGTATGGCAATCCGAAGGGGATACGCTAAAAAAGAAAGGTGCAGTATATACAGGAGAGGCAGTAACAATTGACGGGAAAATAATCACCGCAGACGGACCGGCATCTGCAAAAAAATTCGCCGAGGCTGTATATAACGCTCTGGAAGGGAAGTAA
- the uvrA gene encoding excinuclease ABC subunit UvrA, which produces MEIKGARVNNLKNIDCSIPSGGITVITGVSGSGKSSLAFDTIYAEGQRRYVESLSAYARQFLERMEKPDVDSITGIQPAIAVEQKNYIRSSRATVGSLSEIDDYLKLLFARAGTTFCPKCNIPAVRHTPQSLVDRIIEKFSGNRGTLVIPVPVPHKIDVLNLFAERLKQDGFFRVMIDGEVKDIDSITSGQFAKYDEIDMVVDRFLISQENTGRISDAVETGLRLNTERGAVVIEGYGIFHYAFSFSCEKCRKFFTSPEPHMFSYNSPVGACPNCHGFGRVIGIDLDKVIPDRDKPLNKGAIAPWNSPAYEDMYITLRHELVKAGISFTSSFNKLSRKGREILIEGAGDFCGINGFFKYLEEKKYKLHIRVLLSRYRSFELCAVCNGTRLKDDALWVKVLGKNIFELQTMSIDELSVFFSYPAFRDSGFEPVKLILEELRNRTGYLLNVGLNYVTLNRQARTLSGGEMQRINLSKALGSLLTGTLYVLDEPTVGLHPRDTSRLIGVLKELSRRGNTLVVVEHDMQVIKNADKIIDLGPGAGELGGEVVFEGTFDELLTNKNSLTAKHISAQRGISAGKKHSVSNVITISKAKKNNIKGVDFKIPLQSFVCLTGVSGAGKSTLLEEILYPAIKSMKGGKISSTKCFDSIDGIKNIDSVIMVDQSPIGRQARSNPVTYVKAYSEIRKLMAGTRSAEIAGVTERDFSFNTGDGRCPKCNGLGKERVEMQFLADLELICDECDGKRFRKKVLDVTHRNKNISDILNMTVEQSLAFFSDSPQVKKNLSVLKDMGLGYLKLGQSTSTLSGGEAQRLKLAGLLVEKKKEASYLFLFDEPTTGLHMADVYNLVEVFKKLVAEGNSIVAIEHNLEFIINADYIIDMGPEGGDSGGRIVCEGTVMDVAKCKESYTGKFLRERINLDFAI; this is translated from the coding sequence ATGGAAATTAAAGGCGCACGCGTAAACAACCTTAAGAACATTGACTGCTCAATCCCATCCGGGGGAATTACGGTTATTACAGGAGTGTCAGGTTCAGGGAAATCCTCTCTGGCTTTCGATACGATCTACGCGGAGGGACAGAGGCGTTACGTCGAGTCGCTTTCAGCTTATGCCCGCCAGTTTTTGGAGAGGATGGAAAAGCCTGATGTAGACAGTATTACAGGTATTCAGCCAGCCATCGCCGTTGAACAGAAAAATTATATCCGCAGCTCCCGTGCCACAGTGGGCAGCCTTTCCGAGATAGACGATTATCTGAAGCTTCTCTTTGCACGTGCAGGAACGACATTCTGTCCTAAGTGCAATATCCCGGCAGTCAGGCATACGCCGCAAAGCCTTGTGGACAGAATAATTGAAAAATTTTCCGGAAATAGAGGAACTCTCGTTATTCCAGTTCCTGTTCCGCACAAAATAGATGTTTTAAACTTGTTCGCTGAAAGGCTTAAACAAGACGGCTTTTTCAGGGTAATGATTGATGGAGAGGTTAAGGATATCGACAGCATTACCTCCGGTCAATTTGCTAAATATGATGAAATAGACATGGTCGTTGACCGGTTTTTAATATCGCAGGAAAATACCGGACGAATAAGCGACGCTGTTGAAACAGGACTTCGCCTTAACACGGAAAGAGGCGCGGTTGTTATTGAAGGCTACGGTATATTCCATTATGCTTTTTCTTTTTCCTGTGAGAAATGCAGGAAATTTTTTACCAGCCCTGAACCTCATATGTTTTCTTATAATTCTCCTGTTGGCGCATGTCCAAACTGCCATGGTTTTGGAAGAGTAATAGGGATAGATCTCGACAAGGTAATTCCGGACAGAGATAAACCTTTAAACAAGGGGGCTATCGCTCCCTGGAACAGCCCAGCTTATGAGGATATGTATATCACTTTACGGCACGAGCTTGTAAAAGCAGGAATATCATTTACTTCATCATTTAATAAACTTTCCCGGAAGGGAAGGGAGATCCTCATTGAAGGAGCGGGAGATTTCTGCGGCATAAATGGGTTTTTCAAGTATCTGGAAGAGAAAAAATACAAACTGCACATCCGCGTACTGCTTTCAAGGTACAGGAGTTTTGAACTCTGCGCTGTATGCAATGGTACAAGACTCAAGGATGATGCGTTATGGGTGAAGGTTTTGGGAAAAAATATATTTGAACTTCAAACAATGTCTATTGATGAACTTTCCGTATTTTTTTCTTACCCTGCATTTCGTGATTCCGGTTTTGAACCAGTAAAATTAATCCTCGAAGAACTTAGGAACAGGACAGGGTATCTTCTTAATGTTGGTTTAAATTATGTTACGCTCAACCGTCAGGCAAGGACATTGAGCGGCGGAGAGATGCAAAGGATAAACCTCTCCAAAGCGCTCGGCAGTCTTCTTACAGGAACGCTCTATGTCCTTGATGAACCGACCGTAGGGCTTCACCCGAGGGACACATCAAGGCTCATAGGGGTATTAAAAGAACTTAGCCGCCGCGGTAACACTCTTGTAGTTGTAGAGCATGATATGCAGGTAATAAAAAATGCTGATAAGATTATTGACCTTGGCCCGGGTGCGGGTGAATTAGGAGGTGAAGTAGTGTTTGAGGGAACTTTTGATGAACTGTTGACGAACAAAAATTCACTGACAGCAAAACACATATCAGCTCAGCGGGGAATTTCCGCAGGGAAAAAACATAGTGTCAGTAATGTAATAACAATCTCGAAGGCAAAAAAGAACAACATAAAAGGTGTTGATTTTAAAATTCCACTTCAATCCTTTGTATGTCTTACAGGTGTTTCCGGTGCAGGAAAATCAACTCTTCTTGAAGAGATATTATATCCGGCAATTAAGAGTATGAAGGGCGGTAAAATTTCATCAACGAAATGTTTTGACAGTATCGACGGGATAAAAAACATTGATTCTGTAATCATGGTTGACCAGTCGCCTATCGGGAGACAGGCACGCTCTAATCCTGTGACCTATGTGAAAGCATACAGCGAGATAAGAAAACTAATGGCAGGAACAAGGAGTGCTGAAATAGCTGGAGTTACAGAACGTGATTTTTCTTTTAACACCGGTGACGGCAGATGCCCCAAATGCAATGGACTTGGCAAAGAAAGGGTTGAGATGCAGTTCCTTGCAGACCTTGAGCTTATCTGCGATGAATGTGACGGTAAACGGTTTAGAAAAAAAGTTTTGGATGTGACACATAGAAACAAGAACATATCAGACATCCTTAATATGACAGTTGAACAGTCTCTTGCTTTTTTCTCTGATTCTCCTCAGGTGAAGAAGAATTTGTCGGTACTTAAAGATATGGGGCTTGGATATTTAAAGCTTGGACAGAGTACATCGACATTAAGCGGGGGGGAAGCACAGAGGCTTAAGCTTGCCGGGCTTCTTGTTGAGAAGAAAAAAGAGGCAAGCTATCTGTTTCTCTTTGATGAGCCAACTACCGGTCTTCATATGGCTGATGTCTATAATCTCGTTGAAGTTTTTAAGAAGCTTGTTGCAGAAGGTAATTCAATAGTTGCCATTGAACACAATCTCGAATTCATAATAAACGCTGATTACATTATAGACATGGGGCCAGAAGGTGGTGACAGCGGAGGGAGAATAGTCTGTGAGGGAACAGTGATGGATGTGGCGAAGTGCAAAGAATCTTATACGGGAAAATTTTTAAGAGAAAGGATAAATTTAGATTTTGCTATCTAA
- a CDS encoding cytochrome c554 family protein, producing the protein MKKFTPLISIIIFFSISLLCYSEGQTMKEIENMGIFDFKAVKVKDFISPEVCADCHTQIFDQWKGSMHSKAFTDPIWRAATKLFMVDATTEGQQLEMKACVKCHVPLGFRSTVLTSPAGDYDKLQDIAAQGIFCNWCHYIDEIKHLGDAGYEVEQREREDSPSAMLGPFKDSKSSYHPSKYSELHTKSDFCGLCHNVSHMSTKVPIESTYEEWKKSVYNTLDPSTTVTCQDCHMRQRPGIPATGTTERPDNPGKACDTGPERKHIWTHYFVGGNAVVTSLQNNQVHSDMAVERLQNAASLEFIKSGSYSKNAPAMVQVKVTNSGAGHYLPTGLSELREMWLDIKITDNSGKEILRTGAIDEKGEIDKKAVRYYTQLGNEKGEPVINVALADRILSDNRIPPKSSAIESYSFNIPADAVSPLTVDVHLRYRSLSQGIATALMGIYAPKIPVIDMAEVKGKIDFLEENPLK; encoded by the coding sequence ATGAAAAAATTTACTCCGCTTATTTCCATTATTATCTTTTTTTCGATTAGCCTGCTCTGTTATTCAGAAGGACAAACAATGAAAGAAATTGAAAATATGGGAATATTCGATTTCAAGGCTGTAAAGGTAAAAGACTTCATAAGCCCTGAAGTGTGCGCAGACTGCCATACGCAGATATTTGACCAATGGAAAGGATCCATGCATAGCAAGGCATTTACAGATCCAATATGGCGTGCAGCGACAAAACTTTTTATGGTTGACGCAACCACGGAGGGGCAACAGCTTGAGATGAAGGCATGCGTAAAATGTCATGTTCCTCTTGGTTTCAGATCGACTGTCCTCACTTCGCCTGCGGGAGATTACGACAAACTTCAAGATATCGCGGCCCAGGGTATTTTCTGCAACTGGTGCCATTACATCGATGAGATTAAACATTTGGGCGATGCAGGTTATGAGGTTGAACAAAGGGAAAGAGAAGATAGCCCTTCCGCCATGCTTGGGCCTTTCAAAGATTCCAAATCATCTTATCATCCTTCAAAATACTCTGAACTTCATACTAAATCTGATTTCTGCGGTCTTTGCCACAACGTGTCCCACATGTCAACAAAGGTACCGATTGAAAGCACATACGAAGAATGGAAAAAAAGCGTTTATAATACTCTTGATCCCTCTACTACGGTCACCTGCCAGGATTGTCATATGAGGCAAAGGCCGGGTATTCCTGCCACCGGTACCACTGAAAGACCGGACAACCCGGGAAAAGCATGTGATACTGGTCCGGAGAGGAAGCACATATGGACGCATTATTTCGTCGGGGGCAACGCAGTTGTAACATCGCTGCAAAATAATCAGGTTCACTCTGACATGGCGGTCGAGAGGCTCCAGAATGCCGCTTCCCTGGAATTCATAAAAAGCGGTTCATACAGTAAAAATGCTCCTGCAATGGTTCAGGTAAAAGTTACAAACTCCGGTGCAGGTCATTATCTGCCTACAGGACTCTCGGAACTGAGGGAAATGTGGCTTGACATTAAAATTACGGACAATTCAGGTAAAGAAATCCTTAGGACCGGAGCAATCGATGAAAAGGGAGAGATAGATAAAAAAGCAGTTAGATATTACACTCAGCTTGGAAATGAAAAAGGAGAACCTGTCATCAATGTTGCCCTCGCCGACAGGATTCTTTCCGACAACAGGATTCCTCCAAAGTCTTCAGCCATTGAATCATATTCTTTTAATATCCCTGCTGATGCAGTATCTCCGCTCACTGTAGATGTCCACCTGAGATACAGGAGTCTTTCGCAGGGTATTGCCACCGCACTGATGGGAATATATGCTCCTAAAATCCCGGTTATCGATATGGCAGAAGTTAAAGGCAAAATAGATTTTTTGGAAGAAAACCCACTAAAATAA
- a CDS encoding MCP four helix bundle domain-containing protein gives MKWFYDLKLSSKLIFAFIAVSLINGAVGWMNLNSIRNMADSNEKLYKEITVPVSNLGIAATSFQRARGNLRDVVMVKTESEKQKMLEKVKERESEMDKNIEEFSKSVDTEEMRDFNSNYQSAHKNYDAAKKAVLDLAFAGKDQEAIDLLNGEYYKKMRVVQDMIDEITKKKISEAKASADVNVAFADRVSRTVLIVLGITVAFAIGLGFWLSSLIGKPMKRITEAAEQMALGDINQKIEITSKDEVGQLADSFGKIIASQTELANAAEKIASGDVSANINIRSEKDVLSKAFQKLQKTILSLTAEMSELVNAAKEGVLSRRGNVSGFDGSFRELVKGINETLDAVIEPVNEASEVLERLAKRDLSVRVTGNYEGDHAKIKNALNAAAENLDQSLQQVALSSQQVSSASGEISSGSQALASGASEQASSLEEISSNLHEMSSMTRQNSANSKEAKALSDSARESAAKGTESMSRLSSAIDKIKASSDETAKIIKTIDEIAFQTNLLALNAAVEAARAGDAGKGFAVVAEEVRNLAIRSADAAKNTAAMIEGSVKNSEEGVIINQEVLRNLNDINEQIHKVGAVMEEIAAASEQQTQGMEQINTAVEQMNQITQQNAANSEESASAAEELSGQAEEMRSMVSSFKLTAANSQMSNLTKKTDVNQRMTERIIAKPTAVNKRTGVNSMKKDPEKIIPFQDMNDRDILQSF, from the coding sequence ATGAAATGGTTCTACGATTTAAAGCTTTCATCAAAACTGATCTTTGCCTTTATAGCAGTATCTTTAATAAACGGTGCAGTTGGCTGGATGAATTTAAACAGTATTCGCAACATGGCAGATTCCAATGAAAAACTTTACAAGGAAATTACTGTTCCGGTTAGCAATTTGGGGATTGCTGCTACAAGTTTTCAAAGAGCAAGGGGGAATCTGCGTGATGTTGTTATGGTAAAGACTGAATCAGAAAAACAGAAAATGCTTGAAAAAGTCAAAGAGCGCGAATCCGAAATGGATAAAAACATTGAGGAGTTCAGCAAAAGCGTAGATACCGAAGAGATGAGAGATTTTAACAGTAACTACCAAAGCGCACACAAAAACTATGATGCAGCAAAAAAAGCTGTTCTCGATCTTGCGTTTGCCGGAAAAGATCAGGAAGCGATAGACCTCCTTAATGGTGAATATTACAAGAAGATGAGAGTTGTGCAGGACATGATAGATGAGATTACTAAAAAGAAAATTTCAGAAGCAAAAGCATCTGCTGATGTAAATGTAGCGTTTGCTGATAGAGTTAGTAGGACTGTTCTTATTGTTTTAGGAATAACTGTTGCATTTGCAATAGGTCTTGGATTCTGGCTTTCTTCCTTAATTGGAAAGCCTATGAAAAGAATAACTGAGGCTGCAGAGCAGATGGCTCTTGGAGATATTAATCAGAAGATTGAAATAACTTCAAAAGATGAAGTTGGACAGCTTGCAGATTCGTTCGGTAAAATAATTGCATCACAGACAGAGCTGGCAAATGCTGCGGAGAAAATTGCTTCAGGTGATGTGTCGGCGAATATTAATATTAGAAGTGAAAAAGATGTGCTTAGCAAGGCGTTTCAAAAACTTCAGAAAACTATACTCAGTCTGACTGCTGAAATGTCGGAGCTGGTCAATGCTGCTAAAGAGGGAGTTTTATCCAGGAGAGGGAATGTTTCAGGATTTGATGGTTCTTTTCGTGAACTTGTAAAGGGAATCAATGAAACGCTAGATGCAGTAATTGAACCAGTAAATGAGGCATCAGAAGTTTTAGAGCGTTTAGCAAAACGTGACCTTTCAGTAAGAGTTACCGGGAATTATGAAGGTGATCATGCAAAGATAAAGAATGCCCTAAATGCTGCTGCAGAAAACCTTGACCAGAGCCTTCAGCAGGTTGCGCTTTCGTCTCAACAGGTCTCATCTGCATCGGGCGAGATAAGCTCCGGGAGCCAGGCTCTTGCAAGCGGTGCGTCAGAGCAGGCAAGTTCCCTTGAAGAAATATCGAGCAACTTACATGAGATGTCATCAATGACAAGACAAAACTCAGCAAATTCGAAAGAAGCAAAAGCGCTTTCAGATTCCGCAAGAGAAAGTGCGGCAAAAGGTACAGAGAGCATGAGCCGTCTTTCCTCGGCAATTGATAAGATAAAAGCTTCTTCAGATGAAACAGCCAAGATTATTAAAACAATAGATGAGATAGCCTTTCAGACGAATCTTCTTGCGCTTAATGCTGCAGTTGAAGCAGCGCGTGCCGGTGATGCAGGGAAAGGTTTTGCAGTTGTCGCTGAAGAAGTGAGAAACCTTGCTATAAGAAGTGCAGACGCAGCGAAAAATACGGCTGCAATGATAGAAGGTTCAGTAAAAAACTCTGAAGAAGGTGTTATTATCAATCAGGAAGTATTGAGGAATCTTAATGATATAAATGAACAGATACACAAGGTTGGAGCTGTAATGGAAGAAATTGCTGCTGCTTCGGAACAGCAGACGCAGGGGATGGAGCAGATAAATACAGCTGTAGAGCAGATGAATCAGATTACACAGCAGAACGCAGCAAACTCTGAAGAATCGGCAAGCGCTGCTGAAGAGCTCTCAGGGCAGGCAGAGGAAATGCGAAGCATGGTTTCATCATTCAAGCTTACTGCTGCAAATTCCCAGATGTCGAACCTGACAAAAAAAACAGATGTAAACCAAAGAATGACAGAAAGAATTATTGCGAAACCAACCGCAGTTAATAAAAGAACAGGCGTTAATTCCATGAAAAAGGATCCGGAAAAAATAATCCCTTTTCAGGATATGAATGACAGGGATATACTTCAATCGTTTTAA